In the genome of Vidua macroura isolate BioBank_ID:100142 chromosome 19, ASM2450914v1, whole genome shotgun sequence, one region contains:
- the LOC128816979 gene encoding cytochrome c oxidase assembly protein COX11, mitochondrial has protein sequence MALCVRGWTRCGRGLRVGALPRPGLCGTRGVRGSNPFTRQQEEEWRRRNRSAVGYIAAAAVGMVGLSYAAVPLYRLYCQATGLGGTAGAGRDAERIERMEPVRDRLIRVTFNADTHASIQWNFKPQQSEIYVVPGETALAFYKAKNPTDKPIIGISTYNVVPFEAGQYFNKIQCFCFEEQRLNPQEEVDMPVFFYIDPEFAEDPKMAKVDLITLSYTFFEAKEGQKLPLPGYQ, from the exons ATGGCGCTGTGCGTGCGGGGCTGGACGCGCTGTGGTCGCGGGCTGCGGGTCGGGGCCTTGCCCCGGCCCGGGCTCTGCGGGACCCGCGGCGTGCGGGGCTCCAACCCCTTCACccggcagcaggaggaggagtggCGGCGCCGGAACCGCTCGGCCGTGGGCTACATCGCGGCGGCGGCCGTGGGCATGGTGGGGCTGTCGTACGCGGCCGTGCCGCTCTACCGCCTCTACTGCCAG GCCACGGGGCTCGGCGGGacggcgggcgcggggcgcgaCGCGGAGCGGATCGAGCGCATGGAGCCCGTGCGGGACCGGCTCATCAGGGTCACGTTCAACGCCGACACGCACGCCAGCATCCAGTGGAACTTCAAACCGCAGCAGAGCGAGATCTAC GTGGTACCAGGAGAGACTGCACTGGCAttttacaaagcaaaaaatcCTACTGACAAGCCAATAATTGGAATCTCCACCTACAATGTTGTCCCCTTTGAAGCAGGACAGTATTTCAATAAAATACAA tgtttttgttttgaagaacAGAGGCTAAATCCTCAGGAGGAAGTGGACATGCCTGTCTTTTTCTACATTGACCCAGAGTTCGCAGAGGACCCTAAAATGGCTAAAGTTGATTTGATCACTCTCTCTTACACCTTCTTTGAAGCAAAGGAAGGACAGAAGTTGCCACTTCCTGGGTATCAGTAA